Within the Arthrobacter sp. V1I7 genome, the region TGCCCCCAATAGGCACACACCTGTTGATCATTTGCCGGGCATGGTAAAAAAGCAATGGTCACAGGGGCGCCGCCTGGAGCAACTCCCGAGCGGCCTTCAACCGCTATCGGTCCCTTCATGTCGCGGTGGACGAGATGCACGTGGAGGACAGGACCCACGGCGGAAGCAACGGCATACCGGCCACGAGGATGGTCCATGGCGAGGCCAACGGTCGTGCAAAAAGCTGCCGGCCGAGGTGACGAACCACGAAACCAGTCGGGCCTTGATCTGAACGTCTCGATCCGATGGGGCTGGATCTTCCAACGGCGCCAGATCCGCGCCACGGAAGATAAAGAAATCCCAATTGGTCAGCAAGCTGCACGGCGGCCTCAACGTCCGCACTGTAGATGGAGCTCGAGAGCCCGAAGGGCGAATCGTTGGCCAGATCAACGGCAGCTTTGGGTGAGTCCACCCGGTAGACGACGGGCGGCGGGGCCGAAGATCTCTTCCGAGTACGCTCGCATTTCCGGTGCCGCTGATGGTCCAAAGAATTCCAGTCTGCAGAAGCGACCGAAGTCCGCCCAGTCGCCCCGATGCTACTCGCCGGGGACCCGGCTGTCTCTATGTGGCGGGCGCTGCGCAACAACTGCGCGCTTCCCCCGCCTGAGGACGAGGACGACGGCGAGGCCCGCGCCCGCGAGGAGTGCCACGCCCCAAGCGGTGAGGACCGCGTCGGGGCGCACGATCGACTGCCCGGCCAGGGCCTGCACCGTGAGTAGCGTCAGGGCTCCCAGATAGGACGCGACCAGGATCCAAAGCAGGCCCAGGCGCGTCGCAGCCGCCTGCAGCAGCTTGATCCGGCGGGCGCAGAGTTCGAGCAGCAGGGCCGCGAGCGGAATGAGTTGGAGGGCGTGCATACCCACGAAATGGGGTACGCGCAGGTCACCTGCGACGGTGCTCCAGCCCAGTAGCGGAAGGCCGGGGCCGCCGTCGGGAAGGCCAACGGTGTGCGCCCCCGCGATGCCCCGGAAGTTGTTAAGCTGGTCCGCCGTGGGGCTCGTCATGAGGAAGGCCAGGGCCATCCCGATGAGCGCGATGACAAACCCGGCGCGGATCGCGAACGAACGCGCGGGGTCACCGAGCGGAGCCCCGAAGAGGAGCAGCGCCACGAGCAGTGCCGCGAGCCAGACGAGAACGATCGAGGCGCCCATCACGGACCAGAGACCGGCCGCAAGGGGTGTCGAGACGTTGAAGTGGCTCGTAGTTCCCGCCGCCGCTGCTCCCCCGATAATGATCATCTCCGCCGCGAGGAAGACGGCGGCTGCCGTGCCGGCCCACCAGGCCAGCCGCCGCCAGCGCGGCAGCTGGCCCAGCAGCCAGGACAGCGTCAGGGCATAGATCAGAATGGAGACGGAGAATTTGAACGGCTTGGCCCAGAGCGGTGCCCCGTCCAGCAGCCGGGGGTCGAAGATTAGTCCGGCCATAGTCGCGAGGGTCGAGGCGGCCATCGCGAGACTGAGCCAGAGCAGCGGGCGGTGCCAGCGGGTCGGGACGGCACGAAGCGAAGTGGTTGCGGTCGTGGACATTTTCACTCTCTTGTGGGTGAGTGGTGGAGCTCAGGCGGGGCGGGATGGCGCACGACCGAGACATGCTCCTGCGCGGCACGGCGAAGTCCGGAAAACAGGGCGTCGCCCAGGACAGTGCCGATGACGACCGTCTCGGCCATGGCCTCACGGCTGCCGCGGGCCTCCACCTGGTCCAGGTCGGCCTCGGCCACCAGCAGGGCCGCGGCGGCATAGCGGGAGAACCAATTCCGCTCGTCCCGCTGCCCCAGGGCTTGGAAGGTCTCCAGCACGCGGGCAGCGGCGAGCCGGCCCGGGTTGTCCCCGGAGACCCGCCAGCCGTCAACGAGCCGATCAATACCGGCCAGCGCCTGGGAATCGATGTCGCCCGGATCGATCTTGGCGGAAACCGCGCGCTGGGCCACCCCGAAGGAGTGGGCCAGTGGAAGCTCCGAATCGACGGCGTCGATGACGTCACGGGCCGTCGCGATGCTGAGTCCGCCGACCTCCAGAAGGCCACGGATGAGCCGCAGCCGGCGCAGGTGCTCCTCGCCGTAGCGCGCCTGGTTGGGCCCCATCCGTTCACCTGCTTGAAGCAGCCGCTCGCGCAGATAGAACTTGATGGTTGCGACCGGGATGCCGCTGGCCCTGCTCAGTTCAGCCATTCGCATATGGATAGTTTAACTATCGGATAGGCTTACTGTCTATACTCGGAACGAGTCAGTACGGTTTCCAGCGTCAGTTGCTCTGGTGCCGTCCACGGGGCGGCTCGCAGGACCGGCATGTTGCGGCCCAGGTCCAGCACCATGGCAAGCCAGCAGAGCCAGACAGGCCACTTGGAGATCCGATCAGATGACGTCATTGGCATTAGCATCGTGGCCAAATCGAACTCGGAGGAGCCAGCCGATAACCGCGCCACTAAGCCGGTCGATCGACAGTACTGGTGACAACCTCCGGGAAATTGCGGTTAGGCGGTGGGCCAGCCGGTGTAGGCCTCGGCGAGGTAGGCACGGCCGTGCCGGGAGGACACCACCGAGTTGAGCTCGCCGAGCTGGCGGGCGCGGGAGAAGTCATCGGCGTCCACGGGGGTGTGCAGCATGGAGGTCATCCAGTAGGAGAACTGTTGCGCCTTCCAGACGCGGTCCAGGGCGTGGTCGCTGTAGGAATCCAGGAGCGCGGAGGAACCGGTGTTGTAGAAGCTGTCGAGGCCCTCGAAGAGCACCTTGACGTCGTGGATGGCCAGGTTCAGGCCCTTGGCGCCGGTGGGCGGGACGGTGTGTGCGGCGTCCCCGGCCAGGAAGAGCTTGCCGTGCCGCATGGGCGTGTGCACGAAGCTGCGGAACTTCAGGACCATCTTGTCGATGACCGGACCCTCCTTGAGTTCGAAGCCGTTGCCGTTGACCCGGCTCCGGAAGGCGTCCCAGATCCGGTCTTCGCTCCAGTTGTTCACGTCCTCGTTGAGATCGCACTGGAAGTACATCCGTTGCACCGTTTCGGTGCGCTGGCTGATCAGTGCGAAGCCGTTCTCCGAGTTGGCGTAGATGAGCTCGTTGGAGCTGCGGGGAGCCTCGGCGAGGATGCCGAACCAGGCGAAGGGGTATTCGTGGAAGTACCACTTGCGGTGCGCATCGGGGATCTGGAAGCGGCAGTGGCTGCGGGAACCATCGGCGCCGGCGATGAAGTCAGCCTGCAGTTCGTACTCTGTGCCGTCCGCGTCCGTGAATGAGACCTTGGGCGTGCCCTCGATGTCGTGGACGGTGGTGCCTGTGACGCTGTAGCGGACGTCACCGCCGTCGGCCTCCCGGCGTACTGCGAGATCCATGAAGACATCGGTTTGAGGATAGAGCCAGACCGACTCCCCCACGAGGTCCTTGAAGTCGATCCGGTGGCTTTCGCCGTTGAACCGCAGTTCGATGCCGTCGTGCCGGTCCCCCTCGCGCAGCACGCGGTCCGAGACGCCGCTGTCCACCAGCATGTTGACCGTTCCGTGTTCCAGGATGCCTGCACGGACGGTTTCGGAGATCTCTTTGCGGCTGCGGATTTCGAGGACGGTGGATTCGATGCCCGCCTTCGCCAGCAGGTGCGAGAGCATGAGCCCTGCGGGCCCAGCGCCCAGGATGGCGACCTGGGTGGTGATGATTTTGCGTGGTGCCATGACGTTCCTCGCTTCGTCGCGGGGCCCCTGTGTGAAACCCAGGGGCCGGAAGTTTCTCTGGCTAACAGTGTGCGCCGGATACTATGTCCGGCGTTACAGCCATTCCGTTGAATGGTATGACGTTGTTGTATTGGCGTCGTTGAGCCGGCGCCCGATTCCCCGGGCGGCGGTCTGCAGTGCCGGCACCAAGGCCTGGAGGCGCACCTCCTGCAGGGGAACGACGACGCCGAGGGCCGCTACCGCGCGCTTCCTGCCGTCCAGCACGGGAACCGCGATTCCCCACGTGTCGGAGTCGATCACGCCCGCGAGCTGGGCGTATCCCAGATGGGCAGCCTCGCTGAGCAGAGAGCGGAGTTCGTCCGCGGTCACCTTTCCTGCCGGATCCGTGAACTGTTCGAGGTACTCAGTCTGGAAGGAGCGCGGCTGGTGGGACATCAGCGCCAGTCCGGCTGAGGACACGTGGACGGCGAGGCGCCCGGCGATCTGGGCACGGTTCGCCACCGACCCGCGGCGGGAGAGCCGCTCCACGAAGAGCGCCTCCCCGCTGTCCAGCACCGCGAGGTTCACGTTCTGGTTGAGCACGTGCTGGATGTCCTCCATGAACGGCAGGGCAGCCTGCCGCAGAGCCAGCGTGGCTGACTTGCGGTTGACCAGCTCCCACAGCCGCAGCCCCAGCCGCACCGAGCCTCCCGCGCCTGCTTCCAGAAGCCCGTGCTGCGCGAGTTGCCGGACCAGCCGATGTGCCGTGGTGAGCGGCAGCTCCGCACGCTCGGCGAGTTCCGTCAGCTGCAGGACGCTCGCCCCTTCGGGAAATGCGGCGATGATGCGCACCACCCGGTCCACCACCGAATCGCCGGAGACTGAGTTAGCCAAGGTGTTCCGCTTCCGTTCGCCAAAATGCTCTGCTTCCGTTCAATAGAACGGGCGTCCCAGATTACACCCCGTTCTCGGCCAACCCGCGTCAAGCTGCCTCGCCCTCCCTTCTGCGTCGCTCAAACGTCGAGGATGCGCAGTGCATCCAGTTCGGGGCCGAACGGCACAGCGTCCGCATGGCGGCACGGCTTGATGGCGAGGTCACGATCGCGTCCCACTCCCGGACACGACGGCGTCGCTTGAGCAGTGGAGCAAAACCACGCCGTTGCCGAACGTCCGCGTCCCCTCGAGCCTGAGGTCCACCCGAACACCAGGGGCCTCGAACAGCGGCCGGCCCTGCCCCAGGACCACGGGACGGACGAGAATTCGAAATTCGTCGATCAGGCCGTGCCGCATGAAGGTGGAGGCCACGTTGGCGCCGCTAAGGGCGATGTCACCCCCGGGCCGCGCCTTCAGTTCCGTGATTTGTTCAGGCACGACGTCGTGAATCACCTGGGTATTCCGGCCTGCCTGCATGACGGTCCGTGAAACGACGAATTTCAAGGAGACCGACATCATGAGCGTGATCGTGGCCGTCGTCGTACCTTTCAGTGAAGCACTCCCGGGGTCCGTCGGAACACGACGTTATCCGGCTGGCAGCCTGAGCAAGGTCCGGTTACGTCCCACTGGGTGGAGTTTCCCTCGACACCGTGCGGGTCAGTGCTTTGATTATGCTGCAGTGAGTTCGCGTCCTAATATCAGGCCGCAGACCCGTGTCCTGCCCGGTCTGGGCTTGACGATCTTCAGGGCCAGGGCCTCCCGCAGGGCCGTCCGGGCGTAGTCGCGGTGCCAACCGATCAGTTCGACCAGCTCGTCCAGGATCCCGGACTTCCCTGCACGATCGGCGCGCTCTTGTAGGCGAGGGCTTTCATCTTTGTCACAGCTTGCCGCTAATCCATCGTTAGCTCCATGAAAACGGGCATAGCCGCCATTCACTGCAACGGCCGGAAACCACGCCACTATGCAGAGGTTTCAACTGAGACAACGTATCCGGTTACGCGGAGGTTTCCTATGAGTCAACGCGTCTTATTGACAGCGACGATTGCGGCAAGTAAACCTGACGCATCACAAAAGCATCTTCGTTTTCTGGTCAGAGCGCTAGACATGGCGCCCTGAAGCTCAAGCACAACGGATCAGTCGATTTTCGAAGTCTTGCCTGTCCAAGCTGGAGCAGTGAACTTGCTTGGGGCCGTTCGGAGTTCGAAACGTGCGGAAGAGTCGTGATGAAGCGTGTTGCCTGCCGACATAGTTGAGATCAGAGTTCATGGGATCGGCAACAAGGAATTGCTGGATGCTCTGGGCCGGCCCCGGTTCGAACGGTTAAATCCGGCGTGCGAAGTGACGACAGCTCCCCCACTGCCGCCGCATGAGATCCGCATTATCAATTGGGCACGTTCCAATAAGGAGTTCACCAAGGGATTCTTCTGGTACGTCGCGCTTCCGTTCACCTTTGCCAACGTCATCGGCTACATGAGACCGGCCAAAGGTAGCGCGGCGTTTTTTGCCACGATCTCGTTCATTTATGGGTTGTTGTTGACGGCAACACAAGTCGCTTGGGCTGCCCTCATAGTGGAAACAGCCCTTTCCTTCGTTCCCATCGATGTCGCAGACAAAGCCGGCGGTGGAGCTGTTCCGCTGTTGGTTGCTTCCGCACTTGCCTTGGTGATGCTGTACCGGGCGTCAGAAATACAGCACGCGAACGATATTCGAGATCCGGGGCCCAAAGCCTCAGTCTTGGCAGCCAACATTCTTGCTGCTTTGGCGGCAGGTGGTTACCTGAGCAGCGGAGCCCTGCCTCTCTGGCTCGCAACATTGGGCCTTGATCCCGCATTCCTCAACCCGATGCTGGTCGTGATCATAGTTTCGACCGCGGTGGCGTACTTCCTTGCAGCCATCGTCCTCCTCCTCTACATGGGAATCGGGCGAAGGGAAAATGAAAACAGGGCGGGAGCAGCAGAAGCGCGAACTCGTGCCAGAATCCGGTTCAGCAGCAGGCGAAGGCAGTACGCTGCAGCGGCCCTCGTGATGATTGTGGCAATACTGATCATGCACGCCCTCGGAGCATTGCTAAGAATAGCCGTCTCCGACCTGATGTGGCTGTTACGTGCCCTCGCGTTTCCGAACCAGCCCGTGGAGCTCCACCCAGATGCGGTGACTCTCCTCGTTTCAGCTGACGACACCCGCACGTTCAAAGACAACCTGCTGGACATGGTGCCGGCATATGCGCTGGGGGTACTCGCATTCCTGGGAATCTGCTGGAGAACTGCGGCGAGAGTGAAGTTCCGCACTGAAGACCGCTGGCCCAGGCCGCGGAAGATTCGAGCGGAACTTCGCCGCGAAGCAGTCCAGCACCTGGGTCGGCTGTTGCCCAAAGTGGCAGCATGGTTCCTCGCTCTTTCGCTGGTGTTGCTGGTAGTCGCTGCTGCATTGACGACGGCAGCTAAGGAAGAGTCGAAAATTCTCGAGACTCTCATCGGGGCCTCCCATGCCCTTTCCTATGTGGTGATACTGGCGACCGTCGCCGGGCAATTCCCTGAAATAACCTCCAAGACCCGCCTTGTTGCCGACATCGTAGGCTTCTGGCCCATACGCAACCACCCCTTGGCCGGCGTCTCATATCGCAGGCGCGTCGTCGCCGGTATCCGCATTGAGATGAGCCGACATCCACACCGCACCGTGCTCCTAGTCGGTCACAGCCAAGGATCCGTGATCTGCGCCTGGCTGATCCGTGCGGGACTTCTGCCCATCAACGAACGGCAGGTACACCTGATAACGTGTGGATGCCCCCTCTTAACCCTCTACTCATCCATGTTCCCGGCCTTCTACACAGCAGAGGACTTTAGGGCAACGCGACAGAACGTCGCGTCATGGACCAACTTTTGGAGAACCACGGACGCCATCTCGTCCAAAGTCCCGTGTGCAGTTAACCGCATGGTTCCCGAGCCGGGCCCTGATGGCTTGATCGAACAACATGGGAACTACTGGACGTCCCCGCTCCTCCTTGAAGAGCTAGCACAGCTAGCACGCGTCGACGCCGCAGAGCGCAGTTTCAAGCCAGAGCCGGTACCTGAGCCGACCCCGAAGCAAACCTCCGACGTCACCATCTTGCGAAAGCTGTAGCAAAAAAGCCACGGCCAGCGGCCAGCCTGAACTTCTCCACTTTTTTCGTCGTCGTGATGATGACCTGTGACGCGCGGTACCGGGCGCATCGCCGATCAAGGCCTGGCCAAGAAGAGCCCCCTGACGGCCACTACACCACTTACTTCGCTGGGACCACTGTCGACAGGATGCCGGGGATTCCCTTGTCCATCCCTCGTGTCGTTACGCGGAGAGCCCCTTCCTTCCGGGGGTGAAATGGCGATACCAATGGTCTGTATTTCACCCGTCATGGGAAGGAAGGGGCTTGTTGTGACGTCTCCAGGAGAGTTCATGGGAATTTTAGCTGCTTACGATTCAACCCAGTCGTACCGGAACGCCGCGAAGGTCTGCGGCGGTTCACACAACAACATGCGCTCTGATGTGAAGGCCCGCCAGTAAGGGGCACAGGCGCCGGTTGCCCGCCAGCGCGGCCGGATGACCGAACCGTTCCTGCCGCAGATGATCTCCTGGGTCGAGCAATCCCAGGGGAAGATCCGCTGCGACATCGTGCATGAGAAACTCCTGGCGTTGGGTTTGTCAAGCCCCAGGTTTTGTGGAGACGTTTTAGCTGGAATTGAGAGCAGTTCCGGGGCCGGGTGGCCTGCCTCGGAGCTGCTCATATTCGACTGGCGGGACAACAGGTACTACTAGATTGCCAGTCTGTCTAGTCGGTGTTAGCTTCTAGTCATGAACGATTATCCGAAGTGGCCCAGCGACTGGACCCGGGCCGTCCTGGCTCCGTGCATCCTGCAGCTGGTCCAGGCCCGGAACGAGACCTACGGCTACCAGCTTGTTCAGGATCTGGGCGCGCGGGGCCTGCCAGGCATCGCCGGCGGCACCGTCTACCCGGCGCTCAACCGGCTCGAGACCGAGGGGCGTCTGCGCTCACAATGGCGTGAAGGCAACGGCGGCCCCGGCCGCAAGTTCTACACCATCACCCCCGAAGGGGAAACCTGGCTGCGCGAGACCGCCGGCGCGTGGCAGGACTTCACGGCGAGGGTAGCGGCAGTACTGACGTTAGAAGGAAACCCCGCATGACCACCTCGGAGTACTTCAAAACCCTGGCGCTGGTCCTCCGCCAGCGCAAGCTCAGCGAGGACCAAGTCGCCGATGTGCTCCGGGAACTCCAGAGCCACCTGCAGGAGACGGGCCAGCGTCCTGAAGGGGCCTTCGGCAGCCCCAAAGAGTACGCGGCCCGGTTCCCGAAGGGGAACATCGTCTCCCCCGGGACCAAGGTCGCCTACCTTGCTGCCTTCGCGCTGATGGCTATTATCACCGTGAAGGTCTTCACCAGCCAGGTCCTCGGAATATCCCTCGGCTTCCCAGGGACATTCATCTATCTTGGGGCGAGCGCCCTCGTGACATTCGCCCTGATCGCATGGAGCAACGTACTGCAGCGGAAGCTTCCCGAACACATAGCCGAGGAGCTCAGCCGGCAGAAGTAAGACCTCCAGGGTCCGGGCTTACGCATGATCCTTGGTATGACGAACAGCCCCCGGGTGCGGCAGCTTCCAAAAAATCCAGATGCGCTTTAGGAAAGAGTTGGCGTCGGAGTTGTATTCCCTGCCTTCGGCAGCCGCGCAATTCGCTCCGGGAGTCCTCCCTCCGGGGCGTCACAGGTCCGCAGGCATGCCGCTAGGCCATGATCGACCGCATCGTCCACTCAGATTGGGTTCGGCCAGGGCACCGGCAGCCGCGTCCACAACACACCGTCACTCTCGCTCTGGTCAGTGACATAGACCCAGCCGGCGTTACGGGACCTGGCCAGAGAGACCACGTGCGCCATGCTCGCGGCATCAGTGCGGTAGACCAAGTGCCCGAACCGACGTGCGGGGTGCTTGGCGACCCAGGGCGGCTGCCTCCATGTTTCGTAGGTGGCGGCAGAGCCTTCGAAGATGACCAGCACATCGGCTACCGGAGTGTCGACCTGCCAGGCAGTGTTGGCGGCGTTTCCGGGATTGCCCGCCACAATTCCGTCCTTTTCATTGTCAGTGTTTCTTGCATCAGCGTAGAGCTGCTTGAAGTAGGCCAGCGCTGTCAAGCCCCCGGCGGCGGGCGCAGCCGGGTCATTCGGCATTTCGTCGAAGAAGATTCCATCCAAGGCGGGATACCAGCCGCGATAGGAGGCAACGTCCGCCTTGACGGCGGCCAAGGGGCGGTCACCGTAACGGGTCGAGACGTAGCCGATAACCTTGTGATGCCCGGCATGGCATTCAGAGATGGCCCTGGCGTAGTCAGGATTTGCTGACGTTCCGGGTCCGCTGTCCGGGTTCATGATAGCTATGGACCCTTTTTTCATGGTGTTCACTTGGGCCCAGTAGTTCGGGGAACTGCTCCACGCGGGATAAAAGTAGCCGGGAACCAACTGCCGCTGGTTGACCGCGGCGGATTCCTCGGCTGAGGGGATGTTGCTGTTCTCGGCCAACGTGTCTGAGGGATGTTCCACAATCGGCTCCCGATTCCCTTTAGCGCCCTTGACCATCATCCCTCAACGGATCGAGCGTGTCACCGCAGCCCTGCTGCGCCGAAAGCCAGCCGGTAGAACTTCCCGCTTGAGAACAACCGTCTTAACGTTCAATTCACGGGCGGCCGTAAGGCCAATTATCGGCGGGTTCGTGCAATTGCCCCAGCATCGCGATCAAGGAAGAAATCAGGGGGCTCCGCCGTCCGCGCCAGCAATTTCGTCCAGCAAGGATCGGCCCGGCCAGGTGATTGCGCCAGCAGCGTCCCAACGGCGACAGCCCGGCCCCGACTT harbors:
- a CDS encoding PadR family transcriptional regulator, with protein sequence MNDYPKWPSDWTRAVLAPCILQLVQARNETYGYQLVQDLGARGLPGIAGGTVYPALNRLETEGRLRSQWREGNGGPGRKFYTITPEGETWLRETAGAWQDFTARVAAVLTLEGNPA
- a CDS encoding dihydrofolate reductase family protein, whose protein sequence is MMSVSLKFVVSRTVMQAGRNTQVIHDVVPEQITELKARPGGDIALSGANVASTFMRHGLIDEFRILVRPVVLGQGRPLFEAPGVRVDLRLEGTRTFGNGVVLLHCSSDAVVSGSGTRS
- a CDS encoding IclR family transcriptional regulator; amino-acid sequence: MANSVSGDSVVDRVVRIIAAFPEGASVLQLTELAERAELPLTTAHRLVRQLAQHGLLEAGAGGSVRLGLRLWELVNRKSATLALRQAALPFMEDIQHVLNQNVNLAVLDSGEALFVERLSRRGSVANRAQIAGRLAVHVSSAGLALMSHQPRSFQTEYLEQFTDPAGKVTADELRSLLSEAAHLGYAQLAGVIDSDTWGIAVPVLDGRKRAVAALGVVVPLQEVRLQALVPALQTAARGIGRRLNDANTTTSYHSTEWL
- a CDS encoding MerR family transcriptional regulator; this translates as MAELSRASGIPVATIKFYLRERLLQAGERMGPNQARYGEEHLRRLRLIRGLLEVGGLSIATARDVIDAVDSELPLAHSFGVAQRAVSAKIDPGDIDSQALAGIDRLVDGWRVSGDNPGRLAAARVLETFQALGQRDERNWFSRYAAAALLVAEADLDQVEARGSREAMAETVVIGTVLGDALFSGLRRAAQEHVSVVRHPAPPELHHSPTRE
- a CDS encoding 4-hydroxybenzoate 3-monooxygenase, producing MAPRKIITTQVAILGAGPAGLMLSHLLAKAGIESTVLEIRSRKEISETVRAGILEHGTVNMLVDSGVSDRVLREGDRHDGIELRFNGESHRIDFKDLVGESVWLYPQTDVFMDLAVRREADGGDVRYSVTGTTVHDIEGTPKVSFTDADGTEYELQADFIAGADGSRSHCRFQIPDAHRKWYFHEYPFAWFGILAEAPRSSNELIYANSENGFALISQRTETVQRMYFQCDLNEDVNNWSEDRIWDAFRSRVNGNGFELKEGPVIDKMVLKFRSFVHTPMRHGKLFLAGDAAHTVPPTGAKGLNLAIHDVKVLFEGLDSFYNTGSSALLDSYSDHALDRVWKAQQFSYWMTSMLHTPVDADDFSRARQLGELNSVVSSRHGRAYLAEAYTGWPTA
- a CDS encoding spherulation-specific family 4 protein; this translates as MEHPSDTLAENSNIPSAEESAAVNQRQLVPGYFYPAWSSSPNYWAQVNTMKKGSIAIMNPDSGPGTSANPDYARAISECHAGHHKVIGYVSTRYGDRPLAAVKADVASYRGWYPALDGIFFDEMPNDPAAPAAGGLTALAYFKQLYADARNTDNEKDGIVAGNPGNAANTAWQVDTPVADVLVIFEGSAATYETWRQPPWVAKHPARRFGHLVYRTDAASMAHVVSLARSRNAGWVYVTDQSESDGVLWTRLPVPWPNPI